CGACCATCAAGAACTCGTCGTTCGATACGACGCTGCTGACGAAGGTCGGCAACGCGACGTTCACGGGCGCGGACCAGTTGTCCGGTCCCGGCCAGTGCACGGCCTCGGGCGCGACGCAGCCGGTCGGCATCAACGGCGGCGCGGTCAACGGCCGCTGCGGTCCGGGCACGCGCACGCCGTTCATCGTGGTATCGCCGTGGGCCAAGACGAACTTCGTGGATCACACGCAGATCACGCAGGCGTCGGTGGTGAAGTTCATCGAGGACAACTGGCTCGGCGGCAAGCGTCTCGGCGGCGGTTCGTTCGACGCATCGGCGGGCGACATCCGCAGCATGCTGAACCTGGCCGGCACGGGCGCCACGCCCACCGTGTTCCTCGATCCGAACCTCGGCACGAAGCTCGCTGCCGCGCCGGCCGCGGACTGATCGCCGGGTTGAGCCGCAAAAAGGCCGCGCCAGCGCTGCAACAGGCTGGCGCGGCTTCGTTTCACTTCATCTGGGCTGCCACCGTCGTCATGAGTTCGACTCACTCCGTATTGCCCCCGACGCTTCCCTCGACGCGCAAGCGTCCGCTCGCACATACGATCGTCTGGGCGATGACCGTCGCCGCCGCGGGCTGCGCGGCCTTCGTCGCTTACGCGGCCATCCATCCCGAGCAAGTGCCGCTTGCAGTCGGCGAGATCGTCGAAGCGCTCACCGGCGCGAATCCGCAACCGGTCGCGCTGCATGTCCCGCCGAGCCAGCCGTTGAGCGCCGTCGCGCTTCTCGGCAAGCAGATATTCAATGACCGGTCGCTGTCGGCGTCCGGCAAGCAGTCGTGTGCCTCGTGTCATAGCCCCGAGCACGCGTATGGGCCGCCCAACGATCTATCGGTGCAACTCGGCGGCCCGCATCTGACGGACGTGGGCTACCGGCCACCGCCGTCGCTCGCTTACTTATATCGGCAGGCGCCGTTTTCCATCGGTCCCGATCAGAACGACATGGACGCCGCACCCGTCACGCTCGATCAACTCGCGACGGCCGCGAGCGGCACGCAGCGCGCGGTGAAGACAGCGGGCGCCGCGCCCGCGGCCCCGGCGCTCGTTCCGCAAGGCGGGCTCTTCTGGGATGGCCGCGCGAGCACGCTTCAGGATCAGGCCATCGTTCCGATGTTGAACCCGGTTGAAATGGCGAATGCGAATACCGGCGAAGTCGTGCAGAAGCTCCTGAACGCGACGTACCTCGACCAGTTCAAGCAGCTTTTCGGCGACAGGATCGTGAGCCAGCCCGACCTTCTCGTCGATGAAGCGATGTTCGCGGTCGGACGTTATCAATTCGAAGACCCATCGTTTCATCGCTTCACGAGCAAATACGATTACTGGCTGCAAGGCAAGGCGCGTCTCACGCAGGCCGAGTTGCACGGCCTGCGCCTCTTCAACGATCCCGACAAGGCGAACTGCGCAGGTTGTCATTTGAGCAAGCCGAGCGCCGACCGTCTGCCGCCGCTTTTCACGGACACGCAATACGAAGCGCTGGGCGTGCCGCGCAATCGCAATCTTCCGATCAACAGGAATCCCAACTTTTATGACATGGGCGTATGCGGTCCCTTCCGCACCGATGCGGCCACACTGACGCAATACTGCGGCATGTTCCTTACGCCGACGCTGCGCAACGTCGCGACGCGCCACACGTTCTTTCATAACGGCGTATATCGCGACCTGAAGCAGGTAATAGACTTCTATAACCTGCGCGGCACGAATCCGGAGAAGATTTATCCGCACGATGCATCGGGCAAGCCGATGCAATACGACGATCTGCCGGCGAAGTATCACGCGAACATCGATGTCGCCGACGCGCCGCTCAATCGCAAGCCGGGCGACACGCCCGCCATGACCGACGACGAAATCAAGGACATCATCGCGTTCCTGAACACGCTGACGGACGGATACAAGCCCTGACGCGCGCTATTGAAACAGGCCGGCCGTCGCGAGATGGCCGGCAAGCCGCGCGAGCATCGCATCGCACGCATGGAGTTGTTCGACGCTCACGAACTCATCGGGCTTGTGTCCCTGATCCATGCTTCCCGGACCGCACACAACGGCGGGAATGCCCGCCTGATCAAACAGGCCGCCTTCGCTGCCAAAGGCGACCGTGCCGAAGTCGCTCGAGCCGCAAAGCCCTGCAAGAAGCCGCGCCGCTTCGCTTTCCGGCGGCGTGACGAGGCCCGGATACGCAGAGAGCGCTTGCAGGCGGATATCGGTCTCGCGCTGCACCGCGCGCATCTTCGGCAGCAGTTCCGCTTCGGCGTAAGTCCGCAGAGCGTCGGCGACGGTGTGCGCGTCGAAGCCCGGCAGCGCGCGCACTTCGAAGTCGAACTCACATTGCTCCGGCACGATGTTGAGCGCGCGGCCGCCTTTTATCATGCCTGTCTGCACCGTCGAATAAGGCGGATCGAAGCGCGCGTCGTGATGCTGCGGCTGCGCGAGCTGCTCGCCGATCGTCTCGAGCCGCGTGACGAGACGCGCCGCGTATTGAATGGCGTTCACGCCATACGGTGCATAAGCGGAATGGCAAGGCGCGCCCTTCACGTGACAACGCATCGCGAGCTTGCCCTTGTGACCCAGCACGGGCTTGAGTTCCGTCGGCTCCCCGATGATGCAGAGCACCGGCTTATGCGGGCGCTTTTCGAGTTCGGCGAGCATCGGACGAACGCCGAGACAGCCGACTTCCTCGTCATAAGAAAACGCAAGATGCACCGGCAGCTTCAACTCGCGCGCGACGAACTGCGGCACCGCCGCGAGCACCGACGCGATAAAGCCCTTCATATCGGCCGTGCCGCGCCCGTAGAGGCGGCCTTCGCGTTCGGAGAGGCGAAACGGTTCGACCGTCCACGCCTGCCCGTCCACCGGCACGACATCCGTATGACCGGAAAGCACGATACCGCCGCGATCGCGCGGACCGATGGTCGCGAAGAGATTGGCCTTGGTGCGCTCGTCGTTGTAGAAGAGTTCGCTTTCTACGCCGTATTGCGCGAGGTAATCGCGAATGAACGCGATCATGTCGAGATTCGAGTCGCGGCTGACAGTCGCGAAACGGATCAGCGCTTCGAGCAACGCACGGCTCGACATGTCACTCATCTCCCGGCACGCCATAGCTCGGCGCGGCGGTCGGATTCAGCGCGCGCGTCACATAGTCCTGCATCTGCGGCCGATACGCATGCCACAGTTCTTCGAGCTTGCCGACAGGATCGTCATCGGCCCAGTCGACGCGCAGATCGACGATGGGCCAGACTAAGTCGCTCACGATCCTGAGCGCCGCCGAATGCACCGGCCCCGCTTCGCCGCCCTTCGCCATTGCAGCGCGCATGGCCGCAAGCAGGCGATCGGCAAGCGCGCCCGATGTCTCTTCGAACGCACGCGGCATGGCTTCGATCACCTCGATGCTCGTCAGCATGTTGCCCGCCGCCACGCATTGAACGCCCGCTGTTGCATGATGCGTTCCGAGCGCCTCGTTGCCTGTGAAGAACGCAGTGCGCCCTTGCGCATCGATCACCGTGACTTGCCGATACGCGTTCCATTCGTCGGTGCGAAGCGCGTGATCGAGCGCGGTCGATGCATCGCTTCGTTCGTTCTCCATATGGTCCAGAATACGCGGTCCGAGCGCGGGCAGCGTGACGTTTTGCGTCGCGACGGCGCCGACGCCCGCGCGCAGCCACGGACACCGCGCGCCCACCGCGATGCTCGACGAACTAATGGCGATGCCGAGTTGCCCGGTCTTCTCGCAACGTCCGACGATTGAAAAGGTCATGCGTCCTCCGTGAGCGTTCGAAGTTGAAGGATCAGGATCAAGGCGCGGTCCAGCCCTCGGGAATCACCGCGATGACATCGATTTCCATCAGCCATTCCGGTTGACCGAGGGCGACCACGGTCAGTCCCGTCGAGATGGGATAGACGCCCTTGAGCCATTTGCCGACTTCACGATACACCGGCTCGCGAAAGCGCACGTCCGTCAGATACGTCGTCGTCTTCACGATATGCGAGAGATCGCTGCCCGCTTCATCGAGCAACTGCTTGACGTTTTTCATCGCCTGCTCCGCCTGCGCGCGCGGATCGCCGAGTCCGATTAAATTGCCCTCGAAGTCAGTACCGATCTGACCGCGCACATAGACCGTGTTGCCGGCGCGCACGGCTTGGCAGAGATCGTTGTCGAGCGTCTGGTTCGGGTACGTATCCTTCGTATTGAACATGCGGATGCGGGTGTGCGTAGGTTCGCTCATTTAACGCCTCGATGCCTGAATGTATGAATGACTTCTTTAGCCGATGCCTTATTAACTCACGCCCATTTCGCTTGCCTTGTGCACGCGCGATTGGCCTTGAGCGCCTTGCACGCTCTCTGTGCGATGACCTTTTCGGCATCGCGCCGCGGCGTGTCGTAGTAAGCAAGATACTTGCGCTGCGTGACGATGTGATCGGCAATGTGCTTGGCGTCGTGCCACACGCCCCAGATGAACGCGGAGCCACGGCGCGAGAGCCACGGCAAGCCGAGAAAATAAACGCCCGGTTCCTTCGATACACCTCGCTGATGCTTCGGCTTGCCCGTCTCGTCGAACGCGTCCACTTGAAGCCAGCGGAAGTCCACTGCGTATCCCGTCGCCCAGATGATCGACGTCACGTTCGCGCTTGCGAGATTCAGTTCGAGAATCGGATGTGTCATGCAATCCGGATCGGGCGGAATGATGCGCGCCTCCGGTTCGTCCGGAAGCACGAGGCCATTGCGTGCCGCATACGCGTCGGCGGCATCGAGCAGCGACAAGTAGTTTTCGTCACCGCGCGCGATGTTTTCCGCCAGATCGGGTTGGAACGTGGCCACGCCATCGTCGAACGATTTCGTCAGCCCAACGAGCGTCACGCCCTGATGCGCAAGACGCCTGAAGTCCACGGTATGCCCGCCTCGCGCGCCGCTCACGGCAATCGTGACGTGCTCTTTGCCGGGCCGCATGACTTCCGCATCCCACTCGCCGAGCACGCCGAGCCACCAGCAGAAATCGCGTCCGCGATACGCGCGCGGCGGACGGTCATGCGGCCCGACTGACAAATACACTTGCCGCCCCGCGCGCTGCAATTCATCGGCTATCTGCACACCCGACGAGCCCGCGCCCACCACCAAAACGGCGCCCTCGGGCAATTGCTGCGGATTGCGATAGTCGGCGGAATGAATTTGCGTAAGCCGCGCATCGTCTGGCGCGATGCGTGGAATGAGCGGACGCTGGAACGGTCCCGTTGCAACGACGACGCGATTCGCCTCGATCACGCCCTCCGATGTCTCGACCGTGAATCCGGGGCGGCCCACGTTGCGCGCGACCTTCGTGACTTCCACGCCCGTGCGAATGGGCGCATCGAATTTACTCGCATAAGCGACGAAATAATCCGCGACCTGCTCCTTGCCGGCAAACGCATTCGGGTCGATATCCGCGAACTCCTGATTCGGAAATCGATCATGCCAGGCTGGACCGTTGGCGACGAGTGAATCCCACCGCCCTGTGCGCCAGCGTTCCGCGATACGCGCACGCTCCAGCACGAGATGCGGCACGCCCGCGCGGGTGAGGTGTTCGCTCATGGCGACACCGGCCTGTCCCGCACCGACCACGAGGGTATCGATTGACGTCGTTTCCACTGTCATGACTGTGTCCTTCGGGAAAGCGGATGAATGCGATGCCTTTGAGCCTTCGCATCTTCGTATCCGTCGCAATCTACGCGCCGACGTCGAATCCGAAAAATATATTTAAAAAATGACTAGCATCGGATTTGGCTATGCAGCGTTTTTTGATCGCCGCACAATGCACGAAATGAGGGAGAAGAAAAAGCCGGAGTCATGTCGATGGAAAGCCATCCTTTGCGCTATTCGCTGCGTCAGTTGCGCTACTTCGTCGTCACTGCCGAAGCCTTGTCCTTCACGGCGGCGGCCAAGCGTCTGCATATATCGCAGCCGTCCATTTCCACCGCGCTTGCGGAGCTCGAAGTGTCGTTCGGCGTGCAGCTTTTCATACGTCATCACGCAAGCGGGCTGTCCCTGACGCAAGCGGGACGCGACCTTCTTGGCCAGGCGCGCAATCTGCTGAAGATTGCAGAAGAATTGCAGATGGCCGCCAAGGAAATGGATGGCGGCATGACGGGCAGCATCGCGCTCGGCTGTCTGGTTTCGCTTGCGCCGCCGCTCATGCCGGGCCTCATCAGCCGTTTCACGGACGAGCACGCAGGCATCTCCTTTCGCACGGTGGAGGCGCATCAAGATGCGCTCCTGAGAGGCTTGCACGACGGCTCGCTCGATATCGCGCTCACATATAGCCTGGACCTTAGCGAAGACATTGCCTTCACGCCGCTGCTTTCCTTGCCGCCCTATGCGATCTTGCCAAGGACGCATCGCCTTGCCCGCGCACGCAAGGTCTCGCTCGCCGATCTCTTGCCCGAGCCTTATGTGATGCTCGACTTGCCGCATAGCCGCGAGTATTTCGCTGCTCTCTTCGACGCTGTCGGCAGCCGCCCGGTGCCCGCGTTTCGGTCCTCGCAGCCCGAAGTCGTGCGCGGCATGGTGGCCAACGGTCTCGGCTACAGCCTGCTCAATTTCCCGCTCAAATCGAATCGCACCGTGGACGGCGAAGAGTTCGTGATTAAACGTTTCAAGGACAACGTCAACGCGACGATGCTCGGCATCGCGCAATCGCGGACCATGAAGCCGCGTCAGGTCGTCCATCGTTTCGCGTCGTTCTGCGAGAACTATATCCGGCGCCTGCACTTGCAGTCATGAGTCGCGCATGCAACGCGCGCTGCATAGTCAAAACCTTTGCGCTGTATCCGAAAACAATATTTTGGCTGGCAATTTGGCTTGATAGATTGATGTCCATGCTCCAGCGGGCCGCTCGCGAGAGAGATGAAAGCCTTGTGCGGCGCGCTCATCGAAGAAATCGAGGCAGGAGGACTTCATGGATAACCCGGTGACGAAAACGCGCGTACAGGCGCTCGTCGACGAACTGCGGACCGGTTGCGAACGGTCATTCAGCGAAGCGCGCGCCATGCCGCCGGGTGTCTATACGTCGCCTGAATTTCTGGCGCTCGAAGAGCGCGACATCTTTGCGCGCGAATGGCAATGCGTGGGCCGCGCAAGCGCGCTTAAGGCGCCGGGCGATTATCTGACCGCCCGCATAGGCGATCAGCCGATCGTCGTGTTGCGCGACGAAGCAATGCAGATCAAGGCGATGTCCAACGTGTGCCTGCATCGCATGTCGGTGCTGCTGGAAGGACGCGGTAACGTGCGGCGCATCGTGTGTCCGTATCACGCATGGAATTATTCACTCGATGGCGCGCTAAAGGGCGCGCCTTTAATGGACCGGCAAGAAGGCTTCTGCAAGGAGAGCTATCGGCTGCCCGCGATCCGCTGCGAACAATGGCAAGGCTGGATCTATGTGACGCTCGATGAAAACGCGGCGCCTGTCGCGACGAAGCTCGCGGAATTGAGCGAACTCATCGGCGCATACGGCATGGCGGACTACATCGAAACTTTCTATGAAGAGCATGTGTGGGACACCAACTGGAAGATCCTCGCCGAAAACTTCATGGAGAGCTATCACCTGCCGATGCTTCATCGCGCGACTGTCGGCCCGCATTCGAAGCTGGAGGACATGGAATGCCCGCCGGGTCGCGCGGCGTTCAACTATCACTGGATCACCAAGGAAGCGAGCCTGCCCATCGGCAACGCGCATCCCGACAACACGCGCCTCTCTGGACACTGGCGCAAGACCACGGCCTTGCTCGCGATCTATCCGACGCATCTCGTCACGCTCACGCCGGGTTATTTCTGGTATCTGGTGCTGCAGCCGCAAGGCGTGGGACAAGTGCATATTGGTTTCGGCGGCGGACTTGCGCCGGAATTCGTCGCGGACCCGCAAGCAAACGCGCATATGGCGACGCTCAAGAAGTTGCTCGACGAAGTAAATGCGGAAGACCGGCGCGGCGTGCAGGCGGTCTTTCGCGGTGTGCATGCGCCGCTTGCGAAGCCGGGCCATCTGAGTCATCTCGAACGGCCGAATTACGACTTCGCGCGCTATATCGCGTCAAGGCTCGCGCAGCACTGAACAGACAGGACTCAATGACGATGTCGACCCCTTCCTTCATTTCGTTCTCGGGCGTGAGCAAATCGTATGACGGCGCGCACTATGTCGTCGACGATCTGAACCTCGACGTGCGCAAGGGAGAATTCCTGTCGCTGCTCGGGCCATCGGGATCGGGCAAGACGACGACGCTCATGATGCTCGCGGGTTTCGAGTCGCCCACGCATGGCGAGATTCGACTCGACGGCAAACGGCTCGACGACAAGCCGCCGCATCAGCGCGACATCGGAATGGTGTTCCAGAACTACGCGCTGTTCCCGCATCTGACGATTGCCGAGAACGTCGCCTTTCCGCTTTCGGTGCGGCGTGTGAGCCGCGCGGAGCAAAAGACGCGCGTGAAGCGCGCGCTCGAGATGATCGAGTTGCCGCATCTCGGGAACCGCCGTCCGGCGCAATTGTCCGGCGGACAGCAGCAGCGCGTGGCGCTCGCGCGCGCGCTCGTATTCGAGCCGAGCGTCGTGTTGATGGACGAACCGCTCGGCGCGCTCGACAAGCGGCTGCGCGAAACGATGCAATACGAAATCATGCGGCTGCATCGCGAGTTGTCGCTGACGATCGTTTATGTCACGCACGATCAGGCCGAAGCGCTCACGATGTCCGATCGCGTCGCCGTGTTTTCCGATGGCCGCATTCAGCAGGCCGCGACGCCCACCGAGTTGTATGAGAACGCGCACAACGCATTCGTCGCGAACTTCGTCGGCGAGAACAACGGTCTGATGGGGCGCGTCGTCAACGTGGATCAACGGTGGGCAACGCTCGCGTTATCGGACGGCAACATGATTCGCGGACGCTGCGAAAGCGGCCTTCTTCCCGGCGACGAAGCCATGCTCGCGCTGCGTCCCGAACGCGCGCATATCCCGGGCGCCGAAAGCGCGCGCGCGGACGGGCACAGCAACGTGGTGCGCGCGCGCGTCGAGGAACTGGTGTATTGCGGCGACCATCATCGCGTGCATCTGACGCTCGGCTCCCGCGATTCGATGGTCGTGAAAGTGCCCAACACGCAGCGTCATGCACTGCCGCGTGCGGGCGATCACATCGAAGTGGCATGGCGTCACGACGACTGCAAGATTCTCGCGGCAGCCGCGCCACGCAGCGCGCCCGCCATTCAATCCCCCACCGCGCCTTCACCATCCATCATCAAGACCGCACCCGCAGGAGCCAACTGACATGCGCAATCAACTCAAAGCACAATGCGCCGCACTCGCCGCAGTCGCCGTAGTCGCCGCTTCCACTTTCGGCGCGGCGACTGCTCACGCAGCGGAAACGCTCAACGTCGTGACATTCGGCGGCGCGTTCGAAGCCGCTGCGAAGAAGGCCTGGTTCGATCCCTTCACGCAGGCAACGGGCGTGACGTTCTCGACCGAATCGTATGACGGCGGCCTGGCTAAGCTCTCCGCGATGGAGCAGGCGAAGAACACCACATGGGACCTGATCGACCTCGAAAGCAACGATGCAATCACAGGCTGCGACGAAGGCCTACTCAAGAAGTTCGACAAGGCTTCGCTCGGCAAGACGAGCGACTTCATTCCCGGTTCGATCAGCGATTGCGCGGTCGCGAGCATGGTGTGGTCCACCGTCTATGCATATGACACGAGCAAGCTCAAGACCGCGCCCACGACCGTCAACGACTTCTTCGACTTGCAGAAATTCCCCGGCAAGCGCGGCCTGCGCAAGTCGCCCAAGGTGGCGATGGAGTGGGCGCTGATTGCGGACGGCGTCGATCCGAAGGACGTGTACAAGGTGCTCGGCACGCCGGCCGGCGTAGACCGCGCATTCAAGAAGCTCGACACGATCAAGAAGAACATCGTGTGGTGGGAGTCCGGCGCACAGGCGCCGCAACTTCTCGCGGATGGCGCCGTGGTCATGGTGCAGGCCTATAACGGCCGCATCGACGACGCGGTCAAGCGCGACCACAAGCCCTTCAAGGCAGTGTGGGACGGCCAGCTCTACGACTTCGAATGGTGGGGCATTCCGACCGGCGCGAAGCACGCGGATACGGCTGCGAAGTTCATCGTCGCTTCGTCGCAGCCGAAGGCGTCGGCTGACTTGTCGAAGTACATCGCGTATGCGCCGCCGCGCAAGGATGCGATCCCGCTCGTCGACAAACAGCGTCTCGCCGATCTGCCGACCGCACCGGACAACTTCAAGCGCGCGCTGCAAGTCAATGCAACGTTCTGGGCCGACAATGCGGACGCCATCAACAAGCGCTTCCAGGTCTGGCTCACGCAATAAGCCAGCGCGCGACGAGAGTTCGACATGACCGTATCGGCCCACGCTGCAGCCGCCGGCTCTCCGACGAGAGCCGAAGGCCGCGAAAGCTACCGCAAGGCACAGCATCGCGCGGCGCTTCGCGCGCTCTTGCTCGCGCTGCCGTTGCTCGTGTTTCTGTTGTCCACGTTCATCGCACCGATCGCGTTGCTACTCGCACGCAGCGTGCAGAACCACGAAGTGCCGGACAGCATGCCCGCCCTCTCGCGCGCGCTCGATGCATGGGACGGCGAAGGCTTGCCGAACGAGCATACGTTCGCGCTGCTTGCGTCGGGACTTGCGCAAGCGCGCGACAGCGGGCAACTCGGCAACGTGGCGCGACGTCTGAACTTCGCGCAGCCCGAGTTCCGCAGTCTTCTGATGAAGACCGCGCGCAGCGTTCGCGATGAAAAGCCGCCCGCATGGAAGCCAGCGCTCATCGAGATCGACGAGCGCTGGCGCTCGCCGGAAATATGGCGCCTTTTGAAGCGCGCGGCGCAATCGCCGACGCCTGACTATTTGCTCGCCGCCGTCGATGCGCAAGTCACGCCGCAAGGCTCGATCGCTTCGGTGCCATCTAACGCGGCCGTTTATCGCGAGGCGTTCGCGCGCACCATTTCGATCAGCGCGACGGTCACGCTCCTGTGTCTCGTGCTGGGCTATCCGGTAGCGTGGCTGCTGGCGAACTTGCCCGCGAAAAGCAGCAACCGCCTGATGCTCTTTGTGATCGTGCCGTTCTGGACTTCATTGCTCGTTCGCACGACCGCGTGGTATGTGCTGTTGCAGCCGGGCGGCGTCATCAACAGTCTCATGATGGGGCTCGGCCTCGCGACGCATCCGTTGCCGCTCATCTTCAATCGAACCGGCGTGTTGATCGGCATGACGCATGTGCTTCTGCCGTACATGATCCTCGCCATCTATTCGGTGATGAAGAGCGTACCGCCCGTCTATGTGCGCGCCGCGAAGTCGCTCGGGGCGCATCCGTTCATCGCGTTCGTGCGCGTGTACATGCCGCAGACGCTGCCCGGCGTCGGCGCGGGCTGCTTTCTCGTCTTCGTGCTCGCGCTCGGCTACTACATCACGCCGGCGCTGCTCGGCGGCGCGGGCGACGAGATGATCAGCCAGCTCATCGCCATTCAAACGAACGCGCAGCTCAACTGGGGACTCGCGGGCGCGCTTTCCGCGTATCTCGTGATCTTCACTGCCGTGTTC
The sequence above is a segment of the Caballeronia sp. Lep1P3 genome. Coding sequences within it:
- the argE gene encoding acetylornithine deacetylase → MSDMSSRALLEALIRFATVSRDSNLDMIAFIRDYLAQYGVESELFYNDERTKANLFATIGPRDRGGIVLSGHTDVVPVDGQAWTVEPFRLSEREGRLYGRGTADMKGFIASVLAAVPQFVARELKLPVHLAFSYDEEVGCLGVRPMLAELEKRPHKPVLCIIGEPTELKPVLGHKGKLAMRCHVKGAPCHSAYAPYGVNAIQYAARLVTRLETIGEQLAQPQHHDARFDPPYSTVQTGMIKGGRALNIVPEQCEFDFEVRALPGFDAHTVADALRTYAEAELLPKMRAVQRETDIRLQALSAYPGLVTPPESEAARLLAGLCGSSDFGTVAFGSEGGLFDQAGIPAVVCGPGSMDQGHKPDEFVSVEQLHACDAMLARLAGHLATAGLFQ
- a CDS encoding ABC transporter substrate-binding protein, which translates into the protein MRNQLKAQCAALAAVAVVAASTFGAATAHAAETLNVVTFGGAFEAAAKKAWFDPFTQATGVTFSTESYDGGLAKLSAMEQAKNTTWDLIDLESNDAITGCDEGLLKKFDKASLGKTSDFIPGSISDCAVASMVWSTVYAYDTSKLKTAPTTVNDFFDLQKFPGKRGLRKSPKVAMEWALIADGVDPKDVYKVLGTPAGVDRAFKKLDTIKKNIVWWESGAQAPQLLADGAVVMVQAYNGRIDDAVKRDHKPFKAVWDGQLYDFEWWGIPTGAKHADTAAKFIVASSQPKASADLSKYIAYAPPRKDAIPLVDKQRLADLPTAPDNFKRALQVNATFWADNADAINKRFQVWLTQ
- a CDS encoding ABC transporter ATP-binding protein, which gives rise to MSTPSFISFSGVSKSYDGAHYVVDDLNLDVRKGEFLSLLGPSGSGKTTTLMMLAGFESPTHGEIRLDGKRLDDKPPHQRDIGMVFQNYALFPHLTIAENVAFPLSVRRVSRAEQKTRVKRALEMIELPHLGNRRPAQLSGGQQQRVALARALVFEPSVVLMDEPLGALDKRLRETMQYEIMRLHRELSLTIVYVTHDQAEALTMSDRVAVFSDGRIQQAATPTELYENAHNAFVANFVGENNGLMGRVVNVDQRWATLALSDGNMIRGRCESGLLPGDEAMLALRPERAHIPGAESARADGHSNVVRARVEELVYCGDHHRVHLTLGSRDSMVVKVPNTQRHALPRAGDHIEVAWRHDDCKILAAAAPRSAPAIQSPTAPSPSIIKTAPAGAN
- a CDS encoding DUF1028 domain-containing protein; protein product: MTFSIVGRCEKTGQLGIAISSSSIAVGARCPWLRAGVGAVATQNVTLPALGPRILDHMENERSDASTALDHALRTDEWNAYRQVTVIDAQGRTAFFTGNEALGTHHATAGVQCVAAGNMLTSIEVIEAMPRAFEETSGALADRLLAAMRAAMAKGGEAGPVHSAALRIVSDLVWPIVDLRVDWADDDPVGKLEELWHAYRPQMQDYVTRALNPTAAPSYGVPGDE
- a CDS encoding cytochrome-c peroxidase; protein product: MSSTHSVLPPTLPSTRKRPLAHTIVWAMTVAAAGCAAFVAYAAIHPEQVPLAVGEIVEALTGANPQPVALHVPPSQPLSAVALLGKQIFNDRSLSASGKQSCASCHSPEHAYGPPNDLSVQLGGPHLTDVGYRPPPSLAYLYRQAPFSIGPDQNDMDAAPVTLDQLATAASGTQRAVKTAGAAPAAPALVPQGGLFWDGRASTLQDQAIVPMLNPVEMANANTGEVVQKLLNATYLDQFKQLFGDRIVSQPDLLVDEAMFAVGRYQFEDPSFHRFTSKYDYWLQGKARLTQAELHGLRLFNDPDKANCAGCHLSKPSADRLPPLFTDTQYEALGVPRNRNLPINRNPNFYDMGVCGPFRTDAATLTQYCGMFLTPTLRNVATRHTFFHNGVYRDLKQVIDFYNLRGTNPEKIYPHDASGKPMQYDDLPAKYHANIDVADAPLNRKPGDTPAMTDDEIKDIIAFLNTLTDGYKP
- a CDS encoding RidA family protein, translating into MSEPTHTRIRMFNTKDTYPNQTLDNDLCQAVRAGNTVYVRGQIGTDFEGNLIGLGDPRAQAEQAMKNVKQLLDEAGSDLSHIVKTTTYLTDVRFREPVYREVGKWLKGVYPISTGLTVVALGQPEWLMEIDVIAVIPEGWTAP
- a CDS encoding LysR family transcriptional regulator, whose amino-acid sequence is MESHPLRYSLRQLRYFVVTAEALSFTAAAKRLHISQPSISTALAELEVSFGVQLFIRHHASGLSLTQAGRDLLGQARNLLKIAEELQMAAKEMDGGMTGSIALGCLVSLAPPLMPGLISRFTDEHAGISFRTVEAHQDALLRGLHDGSLDIALTYSLDLSEDIAFTPLLSLPPYAILPRTHRLARARKVSLADLLPEPYVMLDLPHSREYFAALFDAVGSRPVPAFRSSQPEVVRGMVANGLGYSLLNFPLKSNRTVDGEEFVIKRFKDNVNATMLGIAQSRTMKPRQVVHRFASFCENYIRRLHLQS
- a CDS encoding ABC transporter permease encodes the protein MTVSAHAAAAGSPTRAEGRESYRKAQHRAALRALLLALPLLVFLLSTFIAPIALLLARSVQNHEVPDSMPALSRALDAWDGEGLPNEHTFALLASGLAQARDSGQLGNVARRLNFAQPEFRSLLMKTARSVRDEKPPAWKPALIEIDERWRSPEIWRLLKRAAQSPTPDYLLAAVDAQVTPQGSIASVPSNAAVYREAFARTISISATVTLLCLVLGYPVAWLLANLPAKSSNRLMLFVIVPFWTSLLVRTTAWYVLLQPGGVINSLMMGLGLATHPLPLIFNRTGVLIGMTHVLLPYMILAIYSVMKSVPPVYVRAAKSLGAHPFIAFVRVYMPQTLPGVGAGCFLVFVLALGYYITPALLGGAGDEMISQLIAIQTNAQLNWGLAGALSAYLVIFTAVFYFLFNRIVGIDRLRFG
- a CDS encoding Rieske 2Fe-2S domain-containing protein, whose translation is MDNPVTKTRVQALVDELRTGCERSFSEARAMPPGVYTSPEFLALEERDIFAREWQCVGRASALKAPGDYLTARIGDQPIVVLRDEAMQIKAMSNVCLHRMSVLLEGRGNVRRIVCPYHAWNYSLDGALKGAPLMDRQEGFCKESYRLPAIRCEQWQGWIYVTLDENAAPVATKLAELSELIGAYGMADYIETFYEEHVWDTNWKILAENFMESYHLPMLHRATVGPHSKLEDMECPPGRAAFNYHWITKEASLPIGNAHPDNTRLSGHWRKTTALLAIYPTHLVTLTPGYFWYLVLQPQGVGQVHIGFGGGLAPEFVADPQANAHMATLKKLLDEVNAEDRRGVQAVFRGVHAPLAKPGHLSHLERPNYDFARYIASRLAQH